The following coding sequences lie in one Eschrichtius robustus isolate mEscRob2 chromosome 17, mEscRob2.pri, whole genome shotgun sequence genomic window:
- the FSBP gene encoding fibrinogen silencer-binding protein, which translates to MVGKARSSNFTLSEKLDLLKLVKPYVKILEEHTNKHSVIVEKNRCWDIIAVNYNASGVDRPPRTAQGLRTLYKRLKEYAKQELLQQKETQSDFKSNISEPTKKVMEMIPQISSFCLIRDRNHIQSANLDEEAQAGTSSLQVMLDHHPVAITVEVKQEEDIKPPPPLVLNSQQCDTLEQREEHELVHVMERSLSPSLSSVDMRMTSSPSSIPRRDDIFRHESGENFRSQLGYDPQILQMLKEEHQIILENQKNFGLYVQEKRDGLKRRQQLEEELLRAKIEVEKLKAVRLRHDLSEYNSL; encoded by the exons ATGGTAGGAAAAGCTAGATCTTCCAATTTTACCTTATCTGAAAAGCTTGATTTGTTAAAGCTTGTGAAGCCATATGTTAAAATTCTGGAAGAACACACTAACAAACATTCAGtaatagtggaaaagaatagatgttgGGATATCATAGCAGTTAACTATAATGCAAGTGGAGTAGACCGCCCTCCTCGAACAGCGCAGGGCCTACGCACTCTTTACAAAAGGCTCAAAGAATATGCCAAACAGGAGCTATTGCAGCAAAAAGAGACCCAATCAGATTTTAAAAGCAATATTTCTGAGCCAACCAAGAAAGTTATGGAGATGATTCCCCAGATTTCCAGTTTTTGCCTGATAAGAGACAGGAACCACATACAAAG TGCAAACTTGGATGAGGAAGCACAGGCTGGTACAAGTTCACTACAGGTAATGTTGGACCACCATCCAGTTGCTATTACAGTGGAGGTGAAGCAAGAAGAAGACATTAAGCCCCCTCCTCCACTGGTTTTAAATTCTCAACAGTGTGATACTTTAGAGCAAAGAGAAGAACATGAATTAGTACATGTTATGGAAAGATCTTTGTCACCGTCACTTTCCTCTGTTGATATGAGAATGACATCGTCTCCATCTTCTATCCCAAGGAGAGATGATATTTTTCGGCATGAAAGTGGAGAAAATTTTAGGTCACAGTTAGGGTATGATCCTCAGATTCTGCAAATGCTGAAAGAGGAGCATCagataattttagaaaatcaaaaaaattttggATTATATGTTCAGGAGAAGAGGGATGGATTGAAAAGAAGGCAGCAGCTAGAGGAAGAGCTGCTAAGAGCAAAAATTGAAGTGGAGAAGCTGAAAGCAGTTCGCTTACGGCATGATCTATCTGAATATAATAgcctctaa